The Bombus vancouverensis nearcticus chromosome 7, iyBomVanc1_principal, whole genome shotgun sequence region GTCTTCCGCTTCAGAAATACAATTTACTGAAATAAAAGTTCATAATTCCAAATAGATGAACGCAAATAATTTCTCACTCTCAAATGAATGAAACACTTACGCAATAATTCATGCAACATAGTATGTGTATACGTATTCATTTCATTACGGCATCGTTCGGCTTCAACTTCCAACTTTTCGATCTTTAGGTCTAATTCTTCTTTCTGTGCTAATAGATCATGTAGATCCCCTTCTAAAGCCGTTTTTTCAGAAGTTATAAAATCATTTTTGGCAATCAAAGCCTAAAATATTACATCTTTACCGGAACGAAATAAAAacaaacgtaaacgtaaactgaagaaaagaaagagaaatattaaCCAAGTTTTCAGTTTTCGCGTCATTTAGTTGTTGTTTTACATCATCCAAATCATGCTGAGCTTCAACAGCTTTTCGTGCTTCTTGCTCTGTTATTGCTTGGCCTTGTATTAATTCTTCAAGACGACGTTCTGCTTCAAACGTTCGTCGTTCAGCTTGTTGTTGCGACATTTTTAACATACCTAACTGTTTATCCACTTCAGCTTTCTATTGCATAGAAACATACCCAAATTCAACatctaatattttttatcccttttttttaatatttaaaagaatcctaCCTTCCTAATTAAATTGATATGTTCGTCTCTGAACTTTGAATATGCATCtttcaatttttgaaatttctcttGTAAGACTTTGTACTTTTCTAGAAAGAGAACAAAGATTATATTATGAATGTTTttcacaatattttatataatgcaAGTGAAAACAGTTCTAACCTTCGCTTTCATGAACTTTCACCATCATATCTGCTTTCTGCTTGACAAAGTCTTGATTAACTTGCTTTTCCTGCTCAATTTCATTACCCTAAAGAAATATGCGTATTAAAATATCATGTTTACAATAAGTATGCTGACAAATAATCAAGATATCCATACTTTAAGGATCAAATCAGATTCCAACTGAGTAACACGAATTTGAAGATCCCCCACGATACGCTGATGATCAGTCAATACACGATGTAATTCTTGTCTTTGTCGATTAATTTCCTGTTGCAAATGATCGATGAGACTTTCTCTAAAACAACAAACGATTGCCTCGTGTAACTTTCAAATTTCATATAGATTTCAAATGCAACTAACTTTTAAACTTACCTTTCTGCTATTGCATCGGGTGAAATCGAACCATTTCGCGTGGAATCTAGTTGATCACCTGGTAACGAACTTGTATCGGAAGTATCGATGAGATCAACTACGGTGTCAGAGTCCAAAGATTCTTCTGGTGGTAATACTACTATCGGTGTAACATAAGCTCGAAACTCAGATTGTATTAAAAAGTTTGGTGGATTCTAGAACAAATATACCGCATtacaaatgtaatttatattacaaataatattataaatattaaaaatattatatgtagatatcattatataaaaattacattaaaaataatattacaagATAATAGTTCAAGATTACCTCAGGTAACGCAGGTATCGTTATAAGATGCTTAAAATACTGTCTTTGTTTAACAGTATTGTAAAATTTCTTTAGTTCTTGAAATTGTTTAGAAAATCTATCGCGATGGCCGGCTAAGGTATCCGCAGGCAGAGCACCATGaagtttaaataatatttttacacaatAATCGTAAAGCTGCGATGCGTCTAAAACGCAGGGGATTAGTGGAGCCAGCCGACACTGTCCACTTACAGTCATCGAGTTGGAGGGTGTGTTCTTCAAAGAAGTGGTAACTGAAACGTTTCatttgtataaattaatatcaacACAAATCTGTAATATCATCGACATAACGAAATTTTGAGGCAGATTTTGATCGAGAAGTTACAAAAGCGATACACTCAGCTTCCATAATACACGAGACGATAGGATAAATGTATCTGGTACGATCGGCTTAATTGTACCTATTTGCTCGTTCAAATACCACAAAGTATCGGGTTCTGtttttacaatttgtatattCGACGTTGGATCTATTCGGAAATACGAATCTCCTTTGGTAGCTAGATTTTTCGTCGGTAATTcacgaaataaaaagatattaccgTTATGTAAATTGTTCTGTTCATCCGTCAATGACGCCTCCGTTCATTTATTCAGCATGCAGATCTCGATTTAACCGGTCTGCCTTGGTTCAGTTCGATCTGGATAATCGAGATTCCAGTAGATTAATTACGTCAACGTAGCGAAACCTAAGTTGATACCGCGTTGCTTTCATTTTACAAGCACAATCGACACTTTCACGCCAAAACTACTCTAGTATAATCGGCCAAAATGATTCATCTAAGAAGGAAGAGAATGCATCGGAGGTTGAGGTACTCGTGCAAAGCGTTTGTTAGCAGAAAGTATGAGAAAGATGATCTGTTTCTCATC contains the following coding sequences:
- the Hip1 gene encoding huntingtin interacting protein 1 isoform X2: MTVSGQCRLAPLIPCVLDASQLYDYCVKILFKLHGALPADTLAGHRDRFSKQFQELKKFYNTVKQRQYFKHLITIPALPENPPNFLIQSEFRAYVTPIVVLPPEESLDSDTVVDLIDTSDTSSLPGDQLDSTRNGSISPDAIAERESLIDHLQQEINRQRQELHRVLTDHQRIVGDLQIRVTQLESDLILKGNEIEQEKQVNQDFVKQKADMMVKVHESEEKYKVLQEKFQKLKDAYSKFRDEHINLIRKKAEVDKQLGMLKMSQQQAERRTFEAERRLEELIQGQAITEQEARKAVEAQHDLDDVKQQLNDAKTENLALIAKNDFITSEKTALEGDLHDLLAQKEELDLKIEKLEVEAERCRNEMNTYTHTMLHELLLNCISEAEDIMQYSLSAIDNPAMSDLTCTSQYLEKLEDPILKSLDTLDAAYTGYVCDTTNGKVLIKSAIHVAYILGLYIIHAKSTSNTTSNIALGDKLTDECKQLGLQSLTMFNHIREKSPVTVGQINEVKQQFKKVCDLAATLSNGQGTVEVIGNLVEMELLSMDKAIEEAANRIQDMIEKSRAADSGLKLEVNGKILDSCTELMKCIRMLVKKSRLLQAEIVEQGKGTASATEFYKRNHQWSEGLISAAKAVAMGANLLLEAADKVVAGNGKFEQLVVASQGIAASTAQLVVASRVKANRNSSNLAALSEASRDVTQATGSVVATAKSCSQLVEENDDLDISGLTLHQAKRLEMEAQVHVLELEQALETERLRLAALRRYHYQLEGEKE